The Acidobacteriota bacterium genome has a window encoding:
- a CDS encoding non-ribosomal peptide synthetase: MRRSPAKTYETLVREAALAARPGSGPAAGAENVAYVMFTSGSTGAPKGIEVTNRNVLRLILATDYFRFGPGETILQIARTGFDPSTLEIWGALLTGGRLAIAPPGPLSASAIAGLIRRFDVTTIVFTAGLFHVVVDEEMDALAGVRQVLVGGDVLSPAHVARLLAAGCPRVVNAYGPTEATTLVCCAVLAEGDTAGARLPIGAPIANSTAYVVGDRGHPAPIGAPGELWLGGDGVARGYAGRPDLTAERFVPDPHGPPGGRLYRTGDGARWLADGRLDFLGRRDGQLKVRGFRVEIGEIESALAALPEIAAAVAVVRRRGGEAEVVAYVVPRRGEDRDAGAVRAQLATRLPRYMIPASVVFLDAFPLNENGKIDRRALPAAPMATPAPATRAMDPIEIAVADLWRMVLGLDRVGPDDDFFEVGGHSLHATRLIAAIRRSFRVDLPMAALFEATTIAGLARTLVAHEPRPGHVGKAARALAKLRTMTDGATAAREP; this comes from the coding sequence TTGCGGAGGTCCCCCGCGAAGACATACGAGACTCTCGTCCGCGAGGCGGCGCTCGCCGCCCGCCCGGGAAGCGGCCCCGCCGCCGGCGCCGAAAACGTCGCCTACGTCATGTTCACCTCCGGATCCACGGGCGCCCCGAAAGGGATCGAGGTCACGAACCGGAACGTCCTCCGGCTCATCCTCGCCACGGACTATTTCCGCTTCGGCCCCGGCGAGACGATCCTCCAGATCGCGCGGACCGGGTTCGACCCCTCGACCCTCGAGATCTGGGGAGCTCTCCTGACGGGCGGGCGCCTCGCGATCGCGCCTCCCGGACCGCTCAGCGCCTCGGCCATCGCCGGCCTCATCCGCCGTTTCGACGTCACGACGATCGTGTTCACGGCCGGCCTCTTCCACGTCGTCGTCGATGAGGAGATGGACGCCCTCGCCGGCGTGCGCCAGGTGCTGGTGGGTGGAGACGTGCTCTCGCCCGCCCACGTCGCCCGACTGCTCGCCGCGGGATGCCCGCGCGTCGTGAACGCCTACGGACCGACCGAGGCGACGACCCTTGTCTGCTGCGCGGTCCTCGCCGAGGGCGACACCGCGGGGGCGCGCCTGCCCATCGGCGCACCGATCGCGAATTCGACCGCCTACGTCGTCGGCGACCGGGGCCACCCCGCGCCCATCGGCGCGCCGGGGGAGCTCTGGCTCGGCGGCGACGGCGTCGCGCGCGGTTATGCGGGACGCCCCGATCTGACGGCGGAGAGGTTCGTCCCCGATCCGCACGGTCCGCCGGGCGGGCGCCTCTACCGGACCGGCGACGGGGCGCGCTGGCTTGCCGACGGACGGCTCGATTTCCTCGGCAGGCGCGACGGCCAGCTCAAGGTGCGCGGCTTCCGCGTGGAGATCGGCGAGATCGAGTCGGCCCTCGCCGCACTTCCTGAGATCGCGGCCGCGGTGGCCGTCGTGCGGAGAAGAGGCGGGGAGGCGGAGGTCGTCGCGTACGTCGTCCCGCGGCGCGGTGAGGACCGCGATGCGGGGGCCGTGCGCGCTCAGCTTGCCACGCGACTTCCCCGATACATGATCCCGGCGAGCGTCGTCTTCCTCGACGCCTTTCCGCTGAACGAGAACGGGAAGATCGATCGACGCGCTCTCCCGGCGGCGCCCATGGCGACGCCCGCTCCCGCCACCCGGGCGATGGATCCGATCGAGATCGCCGTCGCCGATCTCTGGAGGATGGTGCTCGGCCTCGATCGCGTCGGCCCCGACGACGACTTCTTCGAAGTCGGGGGACATTCGCTGCACGCGACCCGCCTTATCGCCGCGATCCGCCGTTCGTTCCGGGTCGATCTGCCCATGGCCGCGCTCTTCGAGGCGACGACGATCGCGGGGCTGGCCCGAACCCTCGTCGCGCACGAGCCGCGGCCGGGACACGTCGGAAAGGCGGCCCGCGCGCTGGCGAAGCTCCGGACGATGACGGACGGCGCGACGGCCGCGAGGGAGCCATGA
- the metH gene encoding methionine synthase: MSRPDVRSRLAPLLARRILVLDGAMGTMIQGFGLTEADFRGERFAASTLDLKGDNETLNVTRPDVIEAIHDRFLEAGADIIETNTFGATAVAQADYGLQAHVLEFNIAAARIARKAADRFSEKTPDRPRFVAGSMGPTPKTLTVGPDVNDPGFRNITFAALKDAYAEQARGLIEGGVDLLLVETIFDTLNAKAALVGIDEAFEKRKERVPIMISVTITDKSGRTLSGQTVDAFWHSIAHARPFSVGVNCSLGAREMRPYVAELSRLAPIYVTSHPNAGLPNAFGGYDEQPETTSALLGEFAGSGLVNIVGGCCGTTPAHIRAIAAAVEGLRPRAMPAPGPVHSHFAGLETLEIRPDSNFIMIGERTNVTGSTRFRNLVKEGNYAAALEVALDQVRGGANLLDVNMDEGMLDSERAMTIFLNLVAAEPEISRLPIVVDSSKWSVIEAGLKCIQGKGIVNSISLKEGEADFLAKARLVRRYGAGVVVMAFDEKGQAETVERKVAICERAYRLLTETLDFPPEDIVFDPNILAIATGIEEHSAFALNFIEAARIIKERCPGVHISGGVSNLSFSFRGNDLVREAIHAAFLYHASRAGMDMGIVNAGQLGLYEDIPKDLLEHVEDILFNRRPDATDRMVEFAERVKGRGRKRETDLAWREGSVESRLSHALVHGVVDFIEVDAEEARLKLGRPLDVIEGPLMDGMKVVGDLFGAGKMFLPQVVKSARAMKKAVAYLEPFMDASTREGGSAGRLVMATVKGDVHDIGKNIVGVVLGCNGYQVIDLGVMVSADRILDAAEKERADLVGVSGLITPSLDEMVGVAREMTRRGMTIPLLIGGATTSRQHTAVKIAPQYPSEVVHVQDASRAVGVVAALLDPPQRAALDARNRKEQETLRALHVGKQEKPLLPIEEARSRAPRIDWAKVEPPSPAFLGPRLLDDQPLSELVDFIDWTFFFTAWEIRGRFPRLLDDPVVGAAARDLYDNGRRLLDEIVRKKLLRARAVYGFWPAHAEGDDVVLARADDPGRELVRFPMLRQQASQDERSPYRSLADFVAPKGSGRPDFVGAFAVTAGIGAAELAARYERDHDDYRAIMVKSLADRLAEAFAERLHRQARRDWGYGVAERLSNEELIDEKYRGIRPAFGYPACPDHAQKRELFDLLDAEGAGIALTESFAMTPAASVSGLYFSHPESRYFGVGRIGRDQARDYARRRGLPLTEIERWLGPNLGYDPASNRG, from the coding sequence ATGAGCCGCCCTGACGTTCGTTCCAGACTCGCCCCCCTTCTCGCGCGGCGCATCCTCGTCCTGGACGGGGCGATGGGGACGATGATCCAGGGGTTCGGCCTGACGGAGGCCGACTTCCGCGGAGAGCGGTTCGCCGCCTCAACTCTCGATCTCAAGGGCGACAACGAGACGCTCAACGTCACGCGGCCGGACGTGATCGAGGCGATCCACGATCGGTTCCTCGAGGCGGGGGCCGACATCATCGAGACGAACACCTTCGGCGCCACCGCGGTGGCGCAGGCCGACTACGGCCTGCAGGCGCACGTCCTCGAGTTCAACATCGCGGCGGCGCGCATCGCGCGGAAGGCGGCGGATCGCTTCAGCGAGAAGACCCCCGACAGGCCGCGCTTCGTCGCCGGCTCGATGGGCCCGACCCCGAAGACCCTGACCGTGGGCCCCGACGTCAACGACCCCGGGTTCCGGAACATCACTTTCGCCGCCCTCAAGGACGCGTACGCCGAGCAGGCGCGCGGCCTCATCGAAGGGGGCGTCGATCTGCTGCTGGTCGAGACGATCTTCGACACGCTGAACGCGAAGGCCGCCCTCGTCGGCATCGACGAGGCCTTCGAGAAGCGCAAGGAGCGCGTGCCGATCATGATCTCGGTGACGATCACCGACAAGAGCGGCCGGACCCTCTCGGGGCAGACCGTCGACGCCTTCTGGCACTCGATCGCGCACGCCCGCCCCTTCTCGGTGGGGGTGAACTGCTCTCTCGGCGCGCGCGAGATGCGCCCGTACGTCGCCGAGCTGTCGCGCCTCGCGCCGATCTACGTCACCAGCCACCCGAACGCCGGACTCCCGAACGCCTTCGGCGGCTACGACGAGCAGCCCGAGACGACGTCGGCGCTCCTCGGGGAGTTCGCGGGAAGCGGCCTCGTCAACATCGTCGGTGGGTGCTGCGGCACGACGCCGGCGCACATCCGCGCGATCGCGGCGGCCGTCGAGGGGCTCAGGCCGCGCGCGATGCCGGCGCCGGGGCCGGTCCACTCGCACTTCGCCGGCCTCGAGACGCTCGAAATCCGCCCCGACTCGAACTTCATCATGATCGGCGAGCGGACGAACGTGACCGGCTCGACGCGCTTCCGGAACCTCGTCAAGGAGGGGAACTACGCGGCGGCCCTCGAAGTCGCGCTCGACCAGGTGCGGGGCGGGGCGAACCTCCTCGACGTGAACATGGACGAGGGGATGCTCGACTCCGAGCGGGCGATGACGATCTTCCTCAACCTGGTCGCCGCGGAGCCCGAGATCTCGCGCCTCCCGATCGTCGTGGACAGCTCGAAGTGGTCGGTGATCGAGGCGGGGCTGAAGTGCATCCAGGGGAAGGGGATCGTCAACTCGATCTCCCTCAAGGAGGGGGAGGCCGACTTCCTCGCGAAGGCGCGGCTCGTGCGCCGGTACGGCGCCGGCGTCGTCGTGATGGCCTTCGACGAGAAGGGGCAGGCCGAGACCGTGGAGCGGAAGGTCGCGATCTGCGAGCGGGCCTACCGGCTCCTCACCGAAACGCTCGACTTCCCCCCCGAGGACATCGTCTTCGACCCGAACATCCTCGCGATCGCGACCGGCATCGAGGAGCACTCCGCCTTCGCCCTGAACTTCATCGAGGCCGCGCGCATCATCAAGGAGCGCTGCCCCGGCGTGCACATCTCGGGGGGCGTCTCGAACCTCTCGTTCTCGTTCCGCGGGAACGATCTCGTGCGCGAGGCGATCCACGCCGCGTTCCTCTACCACGCCTCGCGCGCCGGGATGGACATGGGGATCGTCAACGCCGGCCAGCTCGGCCTGTACGAGGACATCCCGAAGGATCTCCTCGAGCACGTCGAGGACATCCTCTTCAACCGCCGCCCCGACGCGACGGACCGGATGGTCGAGTTCGCGGAGAGGGTGAAGGGTCGCGGCAGGAAGCGCGAGACGGATCTCGCGTGGCGCGAGGGGAGCGTCGAGTCGCGCCTCTCGCACGCGCTCGTCCACGGCGTCGTCGACTTCATCGAGGTGGACGCCGAGGAGGCGCGCCTCAAGCTCGGCCGCCCGCTCGACGTCATCGAGGGGCCGCTCATGGACGGGATGAAGGTCGTCGGCGACCTGTTCGGCGCCGGGAAGATGTTCCTCCCCCAGGTGGTGAAGAGCGCGCGCGCGATGAAGAAGGCGGTGGCCTACCTCGAGCCCTTCATGGACGCCTCGACGCGCGAGGGGGGCTCGGCCGGGCGCCTCGTGATGGCCACCGTGAAGGGGGACGTCCACGACATCGGCAAGAACATCGTGGGCGTCGTCCTCGGCTGCAACGGCTACCAGGTGATCGACCTGGGGGTGATGGTCTCCGCGGACCGCATCCTCGACGCCGCGGAGAAGGAGAGGGCCGACCTCGTCGGCGTCTCGGGGCTCATCACGCCGTCGCTCGACGAGATGGTGGGGGTCGCCCGCGAGATGACGCGACGCGGGATGACGATCCCGCTCCTGATCGGCGGCGCGACGACGAGCCGCCAGCACACCGCCGTGAAGATCGCCCCCCAGTACCCCTCGGAGGTCGTTCACGTGCAGGACGCCTCGCGGGCCGTCGGCGTCGTGGCGGCGCTCCTCGATCCGCCGCAGCGAGCGGCCCTCGACGCGCGCAACCGCAAGGAGCAGGAGACGCTGCGCGCGCTCCACGTCGGGAAGCAGGAAAAGCCTCTTCTCCCGATCGAGGAGGCGCGCTCGCGCGCCCCGCGCATCGACTGGGCGAAAGTCGAGCCACCGTCCCCCGCCTTCCTGGGGCCCCGTCTCCTCGACGACCAGCCTCTCTCGGAGCTCGTGGACTTCATCGACTGGACGTTTTTCTTCACCGCGTGGGAGATCCGCGGGCGCTTCCCGAGGCTTCTCGACGATCCGGTCGTCGGTGCCGCCGCGCGCGACCTCTACGACAACGGCCGGCGCCTCCTCGACGAGATCGTGAGGAAGAAGCTGCTCCGGGCCCGTGCGGTCTACGGCTTCTGGCCGGCGCACGCCGAGGGGGACGACGTCGTCCTCGCGCGCGCGGACGACCCCGGCCGCGAGCTCGTGAGGTTCCCGATGCTCCGGCAGCAGGCGTCGCAGGACGAGAGGAGCCCGTATCGATCCCTCGCCGACTTCGTCGCGCCGAAGGGGAGCGGCCGGCCGGACTTCGTCGGGGCCTTCGCGGTCACGGCGGGGATAGGAGCCGCAGAGCTCGCCGCCCGCTACGAGCGCGATCACGACGACTACCGGGCGATCATGGTGAAGTCCCTCGCCGATCGCCTCGCCGAGGCGTTCGCGGAGCGGCTCCACCGACAGGCGAGGAGGGATTGGGGGTACGGGGTGGCCGAGCGCCTCTCGAACGAGGAGCTGATCGATGAGAAGTACCGGGGGATACGCCCCGCCTTCGGCTACCCGGCCTGCCCCGATCACGCCCAGAAGCGCGAGCTCTTCGACCTTCTCGACGCGGAGGGGGCGGGGATCGCGCTCACGGAGAGCTTCGCCATGACCCCCGCCGCCAGCGTGAGCGGCCTCTACTTCTCCCACCCCGAGTCCCGGTACTTCGGCGTCGGCCGCATCGGGCGCGACCAGGCGAGAGACTACGCGCGGCGCCGCGGGCTCCCCCTGACCGAGATCGAGCGCTGGCTCGGCCCCAACCTCGGCTATGATCCCGCCTCGAACCGGGGCTGA
- a CDS encoding ABC transporter ATP-binding protein: MSSELVIDGISKTYANGVRALQNVSLKIPSGMFGLLGPNGAGKSTLMRTIATLQEPDSGSIRLGSLDVLKQKDDVRRALGYLPQEFGVYPKVSALEMLSHFAVLKGLVEPGKRKATVEALLHRTNLWDVRKRKLGTYSGGMKQRFGIAQALLGDPKLIIVDEPTAGLDPAERLRFNNMLSEIGENVIVILSTHIVDDVSDLCSRMAIIGGGRVLRSGDPVATIDELRGKIWKKVIDRAQLEKYERDLQVISTRLVGGRTAIHVVADARPDATFDETPPNLEDVYFSTLRASGQKAA, encoded by the coding sequence ATGTCATCCGAGCTCGTCATCGACGGCATCTCCAAGACGTACGCGAACGGCGTCCGCGCGCTCCAGAACGTCTCGCTGAAGATCCCCTCGGGGATGTTCGGGCTCCTCGGCCCCAACGGCGCCGGGAAGTCCACCCTGATGCGCACCATCGCCACGCTCCAGGAGCCCGACTCGGGGAGCATCCGCCTCGGATCCCTCGACGTGCTGAAGCAGAAGGACGACGTGAGGCGGGCCCTCGGCTATCTCCCGCAGGAATTCGGCGTCTACCCGAAGGTCTCCGCCCTCGAGATGCTCAGCCACTTCGCCGTGCTGAAGGGGCTGGTCGAGCCCGGGAAGCGGAAGGCGACGGTCGAGGCGCTGCTCCACCGCACCAATCTCTGGGACGTGAGGAAGCGGAAGCTCGGCACCTACTCGGGGGGGATGAAGCAGCGGTTCGGCATCGCGCAGGCGCTGTTGGGCGACCCGAAGCTCATCATCGTCGACGAGCCGACGGCGGGGCTCGATCCGGCCGAGAGGCTCCGCTTCAACAACATGCTGAGCGAGATCGGCGAGAACGTCATCGTCATCCTCTCGACGCACATCGTGGACGACGTGAGCGACCTGTGCAGCCGCATGGCGATCATCGGCGGCGGCAGAGTCCTGAGGTCGGGCGATCCCGTGGCGACCATCGACGAGCTGCGCGGGAAGATCTGGAAGAAGGTCATCGATCGCGCCCAGCTCGAGAAGTACGAGCGCGATCTCCAGGTCATCTCGACGCGCCTCGTCGGCGGGAGGACGGCCATCCACGTCGTCGCCGACGCCCGGCCGGACGCCACGTTCGACGAGACGCCGCCGAACCTCGAGGACGTCTACTTCTCGACGCTCCGGGCGTCCGGCCAGAAGGCGGCCTGA